The Peribacillus sp. FSL P2-0133 genome has a segment encoding these proteins:
- a CDS encoding YqeG family HAD IIIA-type phosphatase, with translation MLKLFLPSEHVKSIFNIDPQELKKRGIKGVITDLDNTLVEWDRPTATPDLIKWFDNMRDHGILVTIVSNNNENRVRAFSDPLHIPFIFQARKPMARAFHKARKAMGLKLEETVVIGDQLLTDVLGGNRGGFHTILVLPVAQTDEFRTRINRYFERKIMAFFKRKGMIEWEDHN, from the coding sequence ATGCTTAAATTATTTTTGCCGAGTGAACATGTTAAAAGCATTTTTAATATAGATCCTCAAGAATTGAAAAAAAGAGGCATTAAGGGAGTCATTACCGATTTGGATAATACTCTCGTTGAATGGGACAGACCAACTGCCACCCCCGATTTAATCAAATGGTTCGACAATATGCGGGATCATGGGATTTTAGTGACGATTGTGTCCAATAATAATGAAAATCGGGTTCGGGCTTTTTCCGATCCGCTTCACATTCCGTTTATCTTCCAGGCCAGAAAACCGATGGCAAGAGCTTTCCATAAAGCCCGTAAGGCAATGGGATTGAAATTGGAAGAAACGGTGGTAATCGGCGATCAGTTATTGACGGATGTATTGGGAGGGAACAGAGGCGGGTTTCATACGATCTTAGTGCTCCCTGTAGCACAAACCGACGAATTCAGAACAAGGATCAATCGTTATTTTGAAAGAAAGATCATGGCGTTTTTTAAACGAAAAGGAATGATAGAATGGGAGGATCACAATTGA
- a CDS encoding sporulation histidine kinase inhibitor Sda: MQKLSDDLLLESYFKAQNLKLSTDFIRLIETEIHRRSLTHKIRSIF; the protein is encoded by the coding sequence ATGCAAAAACTATCTGATGACCTGTTGCTTGAATCCTATTTTAAAGCACAGAATTTAAAGTTGAGTACCGATTTCATCCGCCTCATAGAAACGGAAATTCATCGAAGATCCCTAACACATAAAATCCGATCAATATTTTAA